One window of the Bremerella alba genome contains the following:
- a CDS encoding type IV pilus modification PilV family protein, which translates to MLFTMPTIKNRFHPRLGITLIEVMMSTMVVSLGILGLVALIPLGTHLTERGVRADRIASIGPRAFHEARARGLFNPYNWVDQASGTSPTFMTDTPPYLPVRQPYLIDPMFLGGTSVAPSRRVFPYPTKFARGGTGVDPYDDANITTTWNGTTRFNGPSADGNKLIRMWRLGLTGSGAGLSLPQAKQAFQANDDLAFDRPNDGELPSFQRFFERSGSNVKRQALGEYSWMVMLVPEPIETYERTTFSGNLTRDQENWLNSPVNYSNTGVSGSGDLQIIANRTATDEYVAHVIIMRNRLGTIPAGAVDGEDSADPESLEYTNERVLRVTDFFGSGGYSTGEVTIFQQGGSLELAEDHTLKISNGDWICLARRLPARRVSGTNTRHPRGDIYQWYKVVMVDEVVPDGSGNFTRRLTINGPDWPVADTDADVDTNEATLPSSPTHAIIVDGVVGVYSKRVRLETLSPWSP; encoded by the coding sequence ATGCTCTTCACCATGCCAACCATCAAGAACCGCTTTCACCCACGGCTGGGTATCACCTTAATCGAGGTGATGATGTCCACCATGGTGGTCAGCCTGGGTATTTTAGGACTGGTCGCGCTGATCCCGTTGGGTACTCACCTGACCGAGCGCGGCGTCCGCGCCGATCGCATCGCCAGCATCGGGCCTCGGGCGTTTCACGAAGCGCGAGCTCGGGGCTTGTTCAATCCGTACAACTGGGTTGACCAAGCGAGTGGTACGAGTCCAACATTCATGACCGACACTCCTCCTTATCTACCTGTCCGTCAACCATACCTAATTGACCCGATGTTTTTAGGTGGGACTAGCGTTGCCCCTTCGCGACGCGTTTTCCCCTACCCGACGAAGTTTGCCCGTGGCGGCACGGGCGTCGATCCTTACGATGACGCCAATATAACCACGACCTGGAACGGAACCACTCGGTTTAACGGTCCTTCGGCAGACGGCAACAAACTCATCCGGATGTGGCGACTAGGTTTGACCGGATCGGGTGCCGGCTTATCCTTACCGCAGGCTAAACAGGCATTTCAAGCGAACGACGATCTGGCCTTCGATCGTCCCAACGATGGCGAGCTCCCTTCGTTTCAGCGATTTTTTGAACGAAGCGGATCAAACGTAAAACGTCAGGCATTAGGTGAATATAGCTGGATGGTCATGTTGGTCCCCGAACCAATAGAGACATATGAACGAACTACCTTTTCTGGCAATCTGACGCGAGACCAGGAGAACTGGTTGAACTCGCCGGTAAATTATTCAAACACAGGGGTTAGCGGCTCCGGCGATCTGCAAATCATCGCGAATCGAACAGCTACGGATGAGTATGTTGCCCATGTGATTATCATGCGAAATCGCTTAGGAACCATTCCCGCTGGTGCCGTCGATGGGGAAGACTCCGCCGATCCTGAGTCACTTGAATACACGAACGAACGGGTTCTGCGAGTCACCGATTTTTTTGGTAGCGGCGGTTACTCGACCGGAGAGGTCACCATCTTCCAACAAGGCGGTTCCCTGGAATTGGCGGAGGATCACACCCTTAAAATCAGCAATGGTGATTGGATCTGCTTGGCCCGCCGACTTCCTGCACGTCGAGTTAGCGGTACCAACACACGTCATCCGCGAGGAGATATCTACCAATGGTACAAGGTTGTCATGGTCGACGAAGTGGTGCCCGATGGTAGCGGAAATTTCACACGTCGATTGACCATCAACGGCCCCGACTGGCCGGTTGCTGATACCGACGCGGATGTCGATACAAACGAGGCCACGCTGCCTAGCTCGCCCACTCACGCGATCATCGTCGATGGTGTTGTTGGGGTGTACTCGAAGCGGGTTCGACTCGAGACCTTATCACCTTGGTCCCCTTGA
- a CDS encoding pilus assembly FimT family protein: MSLRKRNYCEVRHGMTIVELLVVLGIMSILLGIAATAVKTGTRGKKQREAARQVNAYIAAAQARAVQLNRPVGVEIVRNVRSTTGSSIPDIGLVNTSLLMYTIETPPTYAGDTSTAVTSVTPVVKPASGDANYEPLAPQGYFTATFSDSASTSMITVADFIRNGDQIRFAYRGPVYRIVGPVDTSTRSFKVTWDPGQAEPTHTGTVTVPFQIYPQPIRSMATPLQLPTDMCIDLSCSGTGNVDREFAAWTGTGGYNSIRFTFSPRGNIYRIYFDDGYAEYPQGNVHLLVGKYDQAVDTIEILGTDGLAGDVALGSVNYKHFIYPGDYNSDFEDLTTNLGDGTSMWVSVNYITGQVSTTRNRVIPTSVLDPTALDIMTLDAAINDDIIAASRDYAKRVLLVQGEGNQ; this comes from the coding sequence ATGAGTTTGCGTAAGCGAAACTACTGCGAAGTTCGCCACGGTATGACGATTGTCGAACTGTTGGTTGTCCTGGGTATTATGAGCATCCTCCTGGGGATTGCCGCGACTGCCGTGAAGACCGGCACCCGGGGCAAGAAGCAACGAGAAGCGGCCCGGCAAGTCAATGCGTACATCGCCGCCGCTCAGGCTCGAGCCGTTCAGCTCAATCGCCCTGTCGGGGTTGAGATTGTACGTAACGTGCGAAGCACAACCGGTTCATCCATACCTGACATCGGCCTCGTGAATACGTCGCTATTGATGTACACCATCGAAACGCCACCCACCTACGCCGGCGACACGTCGACGGCCGTGACGAGCGTGACCCCCGTCGTGAAGCCCGCTTCGGGAGATGCAAACTACGAACCGCTGGCTCCTCAGGGATATTTCACAGCTACTTTCTCCGACTCGGCGTCCACGTCGATGATTACCGTCGCAGATTTCATTCGTAACGGCGATCAAATCCGCTTCGCGTATCGCGGCCCCGTGTATCGCATTGTGGGCCCTGTGGACACAAGTACGCGTAGCTTTAAAGTGACCTGGGATCCGGGGCAAGCAGAACCAACGCATACCGGCACCGTAACCGTTCCATTCCAAATCTACCCTCAGCCGATCCGCAGCATGGCGACACCGCTGCAGCTGCCGACCGATATGTGCATCGACTTGAGTTGCTCCGGCACCGGGAACGTCGATCGCGAATTCGCTGCCTGGACGGGCACCGGCGGCTATAACTCGATCCGCTTTACGTTCAGCCCTCGTGGCAATATCTATCGAATCTATTTCGACGACGGCTATGCCGAGTACCCACAAGGAAACGTCCACCTGCTAGTCGGCAAGTACGACCAGGCGGTCGATACCATCGAAATCCTGGGGACCGATGGCCTTGCCGGCGATGTGGCCCTTGGCAGTGTGAACTACAAGCACTTCATTTACCCAGGCGACTACAACTCGGACTTTGAAGACCTGACAACCAACCTGGGTGACGGGACGTCGATGTGGGTTTCGGTCAATTACATTACCGGGCAAGTTTCTACAACCAGAAACCGCGTCATTCCGACCTCAGTCCTTGATCCGACTGCGCTCGACATCATGACCCTCGACGCGGCCATCAACGACGATATTATTGCCGCATCTCGCGATTATGCGAAACGCGTGCTCCTCGTTCAGGGAGAAGGGAACCAGTAG